A portion of the Daphnia magna isolate NIES linkage group LG4, ASM2063170v1.1, whole genome shotgun sequence genome contains these proteins:
- the LOC116921888 gene encoding sterol carrier protein 2, protein MANNMLRKVYVIGVGMTKFEKPGRRSDFDYPDMVAEAVTNALNDGKVAYQQVQQAVVGYVDGESCCGQRALYPLGMSGIPIYNVNNNCSTGSSALLLAQQLVAGGVADCVLAVGFEKMKRGSLTGKGYDDRVNPMDRHVGALAENVGIEPAPIAAQWFGAAGLEHMKKYGTKEVHMAKIAYKNHKHSVNNPKSQFRDEYTLEQILASPPVYGPLTKLQCCPTSDGSAAAILVSEAFAIKHGLLNRAVEILGMEMATDLSSTFGENSSMKLVGYDMTKVAAQKLFAKTGLKPSDVQVVELHDCFSANELITYEALGLCPEGKAGEMIDRGDNTYGGKYVVNPSGGLISKGHPLGATGLAQCAELTWQLRGEADKRQVPDCKLALQHNIGLGGAVVVALYKMAVEKQASGSVRIEGFKSSDVFELMQNALAESGAELTKKVGGVFLFKVAGEGGKQGSWVVDAKNNGGSVRIAKDGEKGDVTISMKDDDLTQMLAGKLAAQQAYFQGRLKVQGNMGLAMKLQELTKNAQPLKAKL, encoded by the exons ATGGCTAACAACATGTTGAGGAAAGTCTACGTTATTGGTGTCGGAATGaccaag TTTGAGAAGCCTGGTAGGCGCTCAGATTTTGATTACCCGGATATGGTTGCTGAAGCAGTTACAAATGCCCTTAATGATGGAAAGGTAGCTTATCAACAAGTCCAGCAGGCTGTTGTTGGATATGTTGATG GTGAATCGTGCTGTGGACAGAGAGCTTTATATCCTTTGGGAATGAGTGGTATCCCAATTTACAATGTCAATAACAATTGCTCAACTGGATCATCAGCCTTGCTTTTGGCACAACAACTTGTGGCTGGTGGTGTTGCTGACTGTGTGTTGGCTGTAGGATTCGAGAAAATGAAGAGGGGCTCTTTGACTGGGAAG GGCTACGATGATCGCGTAAATCCGATGGATCGTCACGTTGGTGCTCTGGCCGAGAACGTCGGTATTGAACCTGCTCCAATCGCAGCCCAATGGTTTGGTGCTGCTGGTTTGGAACATATGAAAAAGTATGGAACTAAGGAAGTCCATATGGCCAAAATCGCTTATAAGAATCACAAGCATTCCGTCAACAATCC GAAGTCACAATTCCGCGACGAATATACTTTGGAGCAGATCCTAGCTTCGCCACCTGTATACGGCCCATTGACCAAGTTGCAGTGTTGCCCCACTTCCGATGGATCTGCCGCAGCGATCCTGGTGTCTGAGGCCTTTGCCATAAAACATGGTCTTCTAAATCGAGCCGTAGAAATTTTGGGTATGGAAATGGCGACCGATTTAAGCTCAACCTTTGGCGAAAATAGCAGCATGAAGTTG GTGGGCTACGATATGACAAAGGTGGCTGCTCAAAAACTGTTCGCCAAAACGGGTTTGAAACCAAGCGACGTCCAAGTGGTAGAATTGCATGATTGTTTCTCTGCCAATGAGCTCATTACCTACGAAGCGCTAGGATTATGTCCCGAAGGCAAAGCCGGCGAGATGATCGACAGAGGAGATAACACGTATGGTGGCAAATATGTTGTCAATCCTAGCGGTGGTCTCATTTCCAAAGGCCATCCTTTAGGAGCCACGG GCTTAGCACAGTGCGCAGAGCTTACGTGGCAACTTCGTGGCGAGGCGGACAAAAGACAGGTGCCCGATTGCAAACTTGCACTTCAGCATAACATCGGTCTTGGAGGAGCAGTCGTCGTTGCTTTGTACAAAATGGCAGTAGAAAAACAG GCTTCCGGAAGTGTTCGTATTGAAGGCTTCAAGTCATCAGATGTTTTCGAGCTGATGCAAAATGCCTTGGCCGAGAGTGGAGCCGAACTTACCAAGAAGGTAGGAGGCGTGTTCCTCTTCAAGGTGGCAGGAGAGGGCGGTAAGCAGGGTTCTTGGGTCGTCGACGCAAAGAACAACGGGGGTTCCGTTAGAATCGCTAAAGATG gtgaaaagggagatgtGACCATCAGCATGAAGGATGATGATTTGACTCAAATGCTTGCTGGCAAATTGGCTGCCCAACAGGCTTATTTTCAGGGACGCCTTAAGGTGCAAGGAAACATGGGCCTTGCCATGAAACTGCAGGAGCTAACCAAGAATGCCCAGCCGTTGAAGGCAAAGTTGTAG
- the LOC116921894 gene encoding LIX1-like protein isoform X2 gives MLLSDYDLPWNPSRIYEEIGVRPRTKVNVVEALQEFWQMKQARGADLKNGALVIYESVPSSSPPYVCYVTLPGGSCFGSFQNCPTKAEARRSAAKIALMNSVFNEHPSRQISDDFIEKAVAEARASFKGDPDEADNPNTGIGAFRFMLEANKGRTMLEFQELMTVFQLLHWNGSLKAMRERQCSRQEVVAHYSHRALDDDMRSQMALDWIAREQETPGIVSRELNMAERELEAARLAGRELRFPKEKREILMLACSQVAHGDGLSS, from the exons ATGTTGCTCTCCGACTATGATCTGCCGTGGAATCCTAGCCGCATTTACGAAGAGATTGGCGTACGTCCACGCACCAAAG TGAACGTGGTGGAAGCGCTGCAAGAGTTCTGGCAAATGAAACAAGCTCGAGGGGCCGATTTGAAAAATGGAGCCCTCGTCATTTACGAATCGGTGCCGTCCTCTTCGCCGCCCTACGTCTGTTACGTCACATTGCCAGGTGGATCCTGTTTCGGCAGTTTTCAG AATTGCCCTACTAAAGCGGAGGCGAGACGCAGCGCCGCCAAGATCGCGCTGATGAATTCCGTTTTTAACGAACATCCGTCCAGGCAAATCTCTGACGACTTTATCGAAAAAGCTGTCGCCGAAGCCCGAGCCTCTTTCAAG GGCGATCCGGACGAGGCGGACAATCCGAATACGGGCATTGGTGCCTTCCGCTTTATGCTGGAGGCCAATAAAGGGCGGACGATGCTGGAATTCCAGGAGCTGATGACCGTCTTCCAGTTGCTGCACTGGAACGGCTCTCTGAAAGCGATGCGTGAACGCCAGTGCTCCCGACAGGAGGTGGTGGCTCACTACTCGCACCGCGCCCTCGACGACGACATGCGCTCACAAATGGCCCTCGACTGGATCGCTAGAGAACAG GAGACTCCCGGTATCGTTAGCCGCGAATTAAACATGGCCGAACGGGAATTAGAAGCTGCCCGCTTGGCTGGACGAGAGCTTCGTTTTCCCAAGGAAAAACGAGAAATCCTGATGCTCGCCTGTTCTCAAGTGGCCCACGGGGACGGACTGTCCAGTTAG